In the Hordeum vulgare subsp. vulgare chromosome 7H, MorexV3_pseudomolecules_assembly, whole genome shotgun sequence genome, one interval contains:
- the LOC123407933 gene encoding uncharacterized protein LOC123407933 yields MGKQPGNTGPSSASRSANQAVSLREETSGKAQVDVPSLLRVQHLQRLGAWASGEAGVGSIGALLGYRLATNAEAAAIPIGASTFVCQRCESILQPGFNCTIRIKNNKKKAKRRKKSNPGQNSVVYACHFCGDQNLIRGSGKGFVKGLLSSRKPVSVMLKGDNISVPTVTAKNATEHSVTAGSQLEPSRLKTSTLEKDKRGNGPKSYLPEDSKMEKGAAFSMVDRGQLADAHEETPQKIEVESTHDKRMTRLVPVSSKNITICESDVTSQAEFLLGSNFVTPRKSKLVEVTVPIASAEALETGSTLSSKGQSCGSAAGKIPGSYSKSASNSKSVPGDSTQAAGSSRKRARKGWTTLKQIAEKDELERKQKMDNFVIPFFMQ; encoded by the exons ATGGGGAAGCAGCCGGGAAACACTGGCCCTTCCTCGGCATCCAGGTCGGCGAACCAGGCCGTGTCGCTCCGCGAGGAGACCTCCGGGAAGGCGCAGGTTGACGTGCCCTCCCTCCTGAGGGTCCAGCATCTGCAGCGGCTGGGGGCGTGGGCGAGCGGGGAGGCAGGAGTTGGCTCGATCGGGGCACTGCTGGGCTACCGCCTCGCCACGAACGCCGAGGCTGCCGCGATCCCCATAGGCGCCTCCACCTTTGTTTGCCAGAG GTGTGAATCAATCTTACAGCCAGGCTTTAACTGCACAATCCGCAtaaagaacaacaaaaagaaagcaAAGCGGCGCAAGAAGTCAAATCCGGGCCAAAATAGTGTTGTCTATGCATGCCATTTCTGTGGAGACCAAAACCTGATACGGGGTAGTGGAAAGGGTTTCGTGAAGGGTCTGCTGTCATCAAGAAAGCCTGTTAGCGTAATGTTGAAAGGAGACAATATTAGCGTTCCAACAGTAACTGCTAAAAATGCGACTGAGCATTCTGTAACAGCAGGCTCACAACTGGAACCATCCAGGTTGAAAACATCTACTCTTGAAAAAGATAAACGAGGTAATGGGCCAAAATCTTATCTTCCCGAAGATTCTAAAATGGAGAAAGGGGCAGCCTTTTCAATGGTTGATCGTGGTCAGTTAGCAGATGCACACGAAGAGACCCCACAAAAAATTGAAGTAGAAAGCACACATGATAAGCGTATGACTAGACTTGTGCCCGTGTCTTCTAAAAACATTACAATATGTGAATCCGATGTCACTTCTCAAGCAGAATTTCTACTTGGGTCAAACTTCGTTACTCCTCGGAAGAGCAAACTGGTTGAAGTGACTGTGCCTATAGCTTCAGCAGAAGCATTGGAGACTGGAAGTACACTGAGCAGCAAAGGGCAGAGTTGTGGTTCCGCTGCTGGCAAGATCCCTGGAAGTTATAGCAAGTCAGCTTCGAATAGCAAATCTGTGCCAGGTGATTCTACTCAGGCAGCTGGCAGTTCAAGAAAGCGGGCAAGAAAAGGGTGGACTACGCTGAAGCAGATCGCTGAGAAGGACGAGCTTGAGAGAAAACAGAAGATGGATAACTTTGTAATCCCGTTCTTCATGCAGTAG
- the LOC123407449 gene encoding protein DWARF AND LOW-TILLERING produces MLAGCSLSSRHQMSTAQRLPCGFSKRGGRGDATGAGAAPRVVPGGDGRGGNGTCSFRAHPAPPVTQAVSWGAKPEPSVGDGGWEVRSRAVKRAHEEEAAAEEYGAPVVRAKRTRMGGDGDEVWFHQSIAGTAAMMQVAAGEGGEEEVAEEERKVFLVPSAAAFPHGMVAAAGPSSLAAAKQEEYSKSPSHSSSSSGTDGGSSAMLPLDPAGVRSFVVPEAEREALELVGALTACAEALAGCQHDAANYYLARLGETASPSGPTPLHRVAAYFAEALALRAANMWPHVFDVTPPRELTDGAFHDDDDALALRVLNSVTPIPRFLHFTLNERLIRAFDGHDRVHIIDFDIKQGLQWPSLLQSLAARRPEPPAHVRITGVGSSRQELQDTGARLAHVAAGLGLAFEFHAVVDRLEDVRLWMLHVKRGERVAVNCILAAHRLLRDETGGALSDFLGLVRSTGASVLLLGEHEAAGLNGGRWEARFARALQHYAAAFDAVGAAGLPPASAARAKAEEMFAREIRNAVAFEGPDRSERHESFAGWRRRMEDGGFRNAGIGDREAMQGRMIARMFAPGKYGVHPQGDGEGLTLRWLDSPLYTVTAWTPAGDGAAVSASTTASHSLQS; encoded by the coding sequence ATGTTGGCAGGCTGCTCCTTGTCGTCCAGGCATCAGATGAGCACGGCGCAGCGACTACCATGCGGCTTCTCCAAGCGGGGCGGCCGCGGCGACGCCACCGGCGCCGGCGCCGCGCCGCGCGTCGTgccgggcggcgacggcaggggagGCAACGGCACCTGCTCCTTCCGGGCGCATCCGGCGCCGCCGGTCACCCAGGCCGTGTCCTGGGGCGCCAAGCCGGAGCCCTCGGTCGGCGACGGCGGCTGGGAGGTGCGGAGCAGAGCCGTTAAGCGCGCgcacgaggaggaggcggcggcggaggagtatGGTGCTCCCGTCGTCCGCGCCAAGCGGACGCGgatgggcggcgacggcgacgaggtATGGTTCCATCAATCCATTGCAGGGACGGCGGCCATGATGCAGGTGGCCGCCGGTGAAgggggagaggaggaggtggcggaggaggagaggaaggtgttTCTTGTGCCCAGCGCCGCCGCGTTCCCGCACGGCATGGTGGCCGCCGCCGGGCCGTCCTCGCTGGCCGCGGCCAAGCAGGAGGAGTACAGCAAGTCGCCGTCCCactcgtcgtcctcgtcgggcACGGACGGTGGCTCGTCGGCAATGCTGCCGCTCGACCCTGCTGGCGTGAGGAGCTTCGTGGTGCCGGAGGCGGAGCGGGAGGCGCTGGAGCTCGTGGGCGCGCTCACCGCGTGCGCCGAGGCCCTCGCCGGCTGCCAGCACGACGCTGCCAACTACTACCTGGCGCGGCTCGGCGAGACGGCCTCGCCGTCCGGGCCCACGCCGCTCCACCGCGTGGCCGCCTACTTTGCCGAGGCGCTCGCGCTCCGCGCGGCCAACATGTGGCCGCACGTGTTCGACGTCACCCCGCCGCGCGAGCTCACCGACGGCGCcttccacgacgacgacgacgcgttGGCGCTGCGGGTGCTCAACAGCGTCACCCCCATCCCGAGGTTCCTCCACTTCACGCTGAACGAGCGTCTCATCCGCGCCTTCGACGGCCACGACCGCGTCCACATCATCGActtcgacatcaagcaagggctcCAGTGGCCGAGCCTCCTTCAGAGCCTGGCTGCGCGGAGGCCAGAGCCGCCGGCACACGTACGGATCACCGGCGTCGGCTCGTCGAGGCAGGAGCTGCAGGACACCGGCGCGCGCCTCGCACACGTGGCCGCGGGGCTGGGGCTCGCCTTCGAGTTCCACGCCGTGGTGGACCGGCTCGAGGACGTGCGCCTGTGGATGCTGCACGTCAAGCGCGGCGAGCGCGTCGCCGTGAACTGCATCCTCGCCGCGCACCGGCTGCTCCGCGACGAGACCGGCGGCGCGCTGTCCGACTTCCTCGGGCTTGTGCGCAGCACGGGCGCCTCCGTCCTGCTCCTCGGCGAGCACGAGGCGGCGGGGCTGAACGGCGGGCGATGGGAGGCGCGGTTCGCGCGCGCGCTGCAGCACTACGCCGCGGCGTTCGACGCGGTGGGCGCTGCCGGCCTGCCGCCGGCCAGCGCGGCCCGGGCCAAGGCGGAGGAGATGTTCGCGCGGGAGATCCGCAACGCGGTGGCGTTCGAGGGCCCCGACAGGTCCGAGCGGCACGAGAGCTTcgcggggtggcggcggcgcatgGAGGACGGCGGGTTCCGGAACGCCGGCATCGGCGACCGGGAGGCGATGCAGGGGCGGATGATCGCGAGGATGTTCGCGCCGGGCAAGTACGGTGTGCACCCGCAGGGCGACGGTGAGGGGCTCACGCTCCGGTGGCTCGACAGCCCGCTGTACACCGTCACGGCGTGGACGCCCGCCGGCGACGGCGCGGCGGTGTCCGCGTCCACCACCGCGTCACACTCTCTGCAGAGCTGA